Within Cellulophaga sp. L1A9, the genomic segment TAATAGTAACACCTGTATATTCCTCTATACCATCAACCACAAAGTCTAAAGTTTTTGAGGCCGATAAATAAGTTAACATGGAATATAAAGCCGTTTCAATAGATAAGAAATATGCTGCCGCTAAAAAAATGATAATATTGATTAGAATAATGATATCGCCAATGGTAGTCCCTAACTTTCTACTTAAAAAAATAGCAAGTACTTCGGTGCCGTCTAATACGCCACCACCACGAATAGATAAACCTATCCCCGCTCCTAGAAAAAAACCTCCAAAAACAGCTACCAATAGCTTGTCTTGTGTAATTTCCGGAAAATGCACAGTAGATAACACTAAAGCCAATCCTACAATAGCAATTGAAGCTTTTACAGCAAAGGTTTTGCCTATAACCTTATATCCAAGAATTAAAAAAGGAATATTCACTACCAAAATTAAGAGAGGTAAAGGCAAGGTAAAAACTTCTGAAGCCAGTAATGAAATACCCGTTGCTCCACCATCTATAAATTTATTTGGCAATAAAAAACTTTCCAGCCCAAAGGCCGCCGAAAAAATACCCACTAAAATAAAGAGCATATCTTTTAAAAAAGCCCTAAACCCCACTCGAAGTTTTCTTGATCTTTTTAGATAGGCACCTGCATGCCCCAATAATCGATACCCTTTTGTTTTACTATTCGGCATGTATTAACATTATAAATCTTTCGGATTTAATGCTAAGCTATTAAATAATTTGGCTTTCGTTACAAAGAATTTATTTTGAACAGAATTTTGTTTTAATCTAGATTCTATAAGTTTATTTTCTCGCGAATTGATTAAAAACAAAGAGCTTTCTCCAAAACTGAATTTACGCTCTTCTGCTGCTAATAAAATTTCATAATTTTGCACCATAGTCCCGATAAGCAAATTCTGCTTTTCAAAAGATGCTAACTCTCGATACATGGCTATTACCTTATTTTTTATTACAATTTCAGCATTGTCCAATTCGTATTTTGCATCTTGTAATTTAAATTTTGCTAATT encodes:
- a CDS encoding YitT family protein encodes the protein MPNSKTKGYRLLGHAGAYLKRSRKLRVGFRAFLKDMLFILVGIFSAAFGLESFLLPNKFIDGGATGISLLASEVFTLPLPLLILVVNIPFLILGYKVIGKTFAVKASIAIVGLALVLSTVHFPEITQDKLLVAVFGGFFLGAGIGLSIRGGGVLDGTEVLAIFLSRKLGTTIGDIIILINIIIFLAAAYFLSIETALYSMLTYLSASKTLDFVVDGIEEYTGVTIIYGKSEEIRIMISEKLGRGLTIYSAKGGFSNEGIQKEYDVIYTVITRLEIRRLNIEVSKIDASAFVVMNSINDTRGGMIKKRHL